A genome region from Lucilia cuprina isolate Lc7/37 chromosome 3, ASM2204524v1, whole genome shotgun sequence includes the following:
- the LOC111679102 gene encoding uncharacterized protein LOC111679102 isoform X1: MMISLDLEEKDDNNVVADKIKNIKKNLNFKKKLILQVRKHRLLYDNKSKFFSNVAKKELVWQQIASELKSNADDCKSTWFDLRYGYQRHARRLHNFFITGQKENRKRPAMYLESELMFLWRFIGIKKSCNLDFEISEIDTLPETATQIQIEVQPESQVKVVTQPQPEIEEIDVEENADVEEIEVEVVQTPEEDEKEQEIEIQKNKENESKDNAAKQKTVDDDLILVEQPVELIVIEEDDDNNKAEKQFNVTNNMKILIQEIKKYPELYDSENLAFKDYSRKSYIWNAIAVNVSDKATKLMKCWIIMQTRYEWELCQAKQQSNYTTKYTPSTELQVELEFLKDYILNNPDTVYKQSFYLKNAWYDPIDYFKDIYNLIVRMKKMSDIVYITDAQLKSTEKTKSYLTLWNEIANLKGCSAGQCETTWLIMRYFYWELMNMRQHNYQLTDKWYFETIITELYAISKAAQASKQQELQLLKQNKPTKKPTKRSAQTPATTLGAPSTTRPAITATSTMSMTPTIINNLHSVPATNSTQTTQSSNMQPISFPKITAAISLAPQSLNTGAGTLQIKPIPGPPNLSPAPHQIYNGITAAVPVSVAPTSAMPAIVQQTQIPMSFNLPAQTKVTTVSMPQLIRPLTSNTTTAQSIIRTTPQITVRPKTVIRPAAPNIMPPKIHIAPLTNLTTPTNNTSIIRPQIPANIQPLTPLNNSNTIISTAAVPLPTPGTSSISSLKITTVPIKNLMPATNTTVAATTIPATSSTVMTTANNQKLPKISNAISLLNPNEILIELIASQNGNQLVVHGPPLSARYQLSMPTVAKFIREVLAIPLLHNKRCNQPSVINNYWDHIGRKFNLPVHICRACWNFLLENFNHFPQIAPLKELMRPFQTSLSVWVESHTLFKKFDEHCVSKGWLQYMKRLPEVVECLSGYPVLYQDVTKDKNSEKFSDMETLCAWRTISLRFPKITGIQEIWASIKTCFCQYMTDLEFGIDNKWPINWWRALARLKFLVEARYTSNEPFYYIVSNKMVEEIERCAMLEMKNRYKNDNASKTEIEKLSIELEEAVTKTNDVMASFPNGKKEVELGSLITAIQKHPVILGKADNVVKYEAWKKVAKELRMEVTDCLLAFKHATQMYYAYKKQDPVSRCRINERYYKKFDEIVRNLQQNKTSSSSSFSTSASTSSRCKLNIKTPFELNHSLESEKTSNSSDSELVFPERYISDISMSNSPSTLVVKNWVYAIGNLGAQFNENHHVKLKSILNKYLPHVKWGNVGE, translated from the exons ATG ATGATTTCACTTGATTTGGAGGAGAAAGATGATAATAATGTTGTGGCcgataaaataaagaatataaaaaagaatttaaattttaaaaagaaattaatcttGCAAGTTCGTAAACATCGTTTGTTATATgataacaaaagtaaatttttctcaAATGTTGCTAAGAAAGAATTGGTTTGGCAACAAATTGCTAGCGAGTTAAAATCTAATG ctGATGACTGTAAAAGTACTTGGTTTGATTTACGTTATGGCTATCAACGTCATGCTAGACGTCTACACAACTTTTTCATAACTGGTCAGAAAGAAAATCGTAAACGGCCCGCTATGTACTTGGAATCCGAACTTATGTTTCTATGGAGATTTATAGGAATCAA aaaatcaTGTAATTTAGATTTTGAAATTTCCGAAATCGATACTCTACCAGAAACCGCAACTCAAATACAAATAGAAGTACAACCGGAATCTCAAGTGAAAGTTGTAACTCAACCGCAACCCGAAATAGAAGAGATAGATGTAGAAGAAAATGCGGATGTAGAAGAAATAGAAGTTGAAGTAGTACAAACTCCCGAAGAAGATGAAAAGGAACAGGAGATAGAAATTCAGaagaataaagaaaatgaaagcAAGGATAAcgctgcaaaacaaaaaactgtagATGATGATTTAATATTGGTCGAACAACCTGTGGAGTTAATAGTCATCGAAGAAGACGATGATAATAATAAAgctgaaaaacaatttaatgttacaaataacatgaaaatcttaatacaagaaattaaaaaatatcccgAACTTTATGATAGTGAAAATTTAGCATTTAAAGATTATTCTAGAAAAAGTTATATATGGAATGCTATAGCGGTAAATGTATCAGATAAGG CCACCAAATTAATGAAATGTTGGATTATTATGCAAACCCGTTACGAATGGGAGTTGTGCCAAGCGAAACAACAATCTAATTATACAACAAAGTATACACCTTCTACAGAATTACAGGTTGAATTAGAATTCTTAAAAGACTATATTCTTAATAA tcCTGATACGGTCTATAAgcaatcattttatttaaagaacgCTTGGTATGATCCTATTGATTATTTTAaggatatttataatttaattgttcGCATGAAGAAAATGTCCGATATTGTTTATATAACCGATGCGCAATTAAAGTCAACGgaaaaaactaaatcatatcTAACGCTTTGGAACGAGATAGCTAATTTGAAAG GTTGCTCCGCTGGACAGTGCGAAACTACATGGCTTATAATGCGTTATTTCTATTGGGAACTCATGAATATGCGTCAACATAATTATCAACTTACCGATAAATGGTATTTTGAAACTATCATTACAGAACTTTATGCCATCTCCAAAGCAGCTCAAGCTTCAAAACAACAGGAGCTACaacttcttaaacaaaataaacccaCGAAAAAGCCCACTAAACGTTCTGCTCAAACGCCAGCCACAACGCTAGGAGCACCAAGTACTACACGACCCGCCATAACGGCAACATCAACAATGTCAATGACGCCCACCATCATCAATAATCTTCATAGTGTGCCAGCAACGAATTCTACACAGACCACACAATCGTCAAACATGCAACCGATTTCTTTTCCCAAAATAACGGCAGCCATAAGTCTAGCACCACAATCTCTAAATACCGGAGCCGGAACCTTGCAAATAAAACCCATACCAGGCCCACCAAATTTATCACCAGCTCCACACCAGATATACAATGGCATCACTGCTGCTGTTCCTGTTTCTGTAGCGCCAACATCAGCTATGCCCGCAATTGTACAGCAAACACAAATTCCCATGTCATTTAATTTACCAGCTCAAACAAAGGTCACAACAGTGTCCATGCCACAGCTTATCAGACCTTTGACATCCAATACCACCACTGCACAATCAATTATAAGAACAACTCCTCAAATTACCGTTAGACCTAAAACCGTCATTAGACCTGCTGCTCCAAACATAATGCCACCAAAAATCCACATAGCACCATTGACCAACTTAACAACTCCAACTAATAATACGTCTATAATAAGACCACAAATTCCCGCCAACATACAACCATTAACACCACTTAACAATAGTAATACTATTATCAGCACTGCTGCTGTTCCCCTACCAACACCTGGTACCTCTTCCATCTCATCATTGAAAATAACAACAGTACCTATAAAAAATCTAATGCCTGCTACTAATACAACTGTGGCAGCAACAACTATTCCAGCAACTTCATCCACTGTCATGACTACCGCTAACAATCAAAAACTACCAAAAATTTCCAATGCCATCTCTTTGCTCAATCCCAATGAAATTCTTATTGAACTTATCGCCTCACAAAATGGCAATCAATTGGTGGTACATGGTCCGCCCCTAAGTGCCAGATATCAATTGTCTATGCCAACGGTTGCAAAGTTTATACGTGAGGTTTTGGCCATACCATTGTTGCACAATAAACGTTGTAATCAACCCagtgtaataaataattattgggATCATATCGGTCGTAAATTCAATTTACCag ttcacaTTTGTCGTGCCTGTTGGAACTTTTTATTGGAAAACTTTAATCATTTTCCACAAATTGCTCCTTTAAAAGAATTAATGAGACCTTTTCAAACATCGTTGAGTGTATGGGTTGAATCACATacgttatttaagaaatttgatGAACATTGTG TTTCCAAAGGTTGGCTACAATACATGAAACGTTTGCCAGAAGTTGTGGAATGTTTAAGCGGTTATCCTGTCCTATATCAAGATGTTACCAAAGATAAAAACAGTGAAAAATTTTCCGATATGGAAACATTATGTGCCTGGCGTACAATTAGTCTAAGATTTCCCAAAATAA CTGGCATTCAAGAAATATGGGCTTCCATTAAAACTTGTTTCTGTCAATACATGACAGATTTAGAATTTGGCATAGATAATAAATGGCCTATTAATTGGTGGAGAGCTTTGGCCAGATTGAAATTCTTAGTAGAAGCCAGATATACATCAAATGAACCATTCTATTATATAGTGAGCAATAAAATGGTGGAGGAAATTGAAAGATGTGCCATGTTAGAAATGAAAAATAGATATAAAAATg ATAATGCTTCAAAAACTGAAATTGAGAAATTGAGTATTGAATTGGAAGAGgctgtaacaaaaacaaatgatgTCATGGCTTCATTTCCTAATGGCAAAAAAGAAGTTGAACTGGGTTCCTTAATAACAGCCATACAAAAACATCCTGTTATATTAGGTAAAGCAGACAATGTGGTTAAATATGAAGCGTGGAAAAAAGTAGCCAAGGAATTGCGTATGGaag TAACCGACTGTCTGTTAGCATTTAAACATGCCACACAAATGTATTATGCCTACAAGAAACAAGATCCCGTCAGTCGTTGTCGTATTAATGAaagatattacaaaaaatttgatgAAATCGTACGCAatctacaacaaaataaaacatcatcgtcatcatcattttcAACATCTGCTTCAACATCTAGCCgttgtaaattaaatataaaaactccCTTTGAATTAAATCACAGTCTAGAATCGGAAAAAACCTCGAATTCAAGTGATTCAGAATTAGTATTTCCTGAGCGTTATATCAGTGATATTAGTATGTCAAATAGTCCTAGTACATTAGTGGTTAAAAATTGGGTTTATGCCATCGGTAATTTAGGTGCCCAGTTTAACGAGAATCATCATGTgaaattgaaatcaattttaaacaaatatttacctCATGTTAAATGGGGAAATGTAGGTGaatag
- the LOC111679102 gene encoding uncharacterized protein LOC111679102 isoform X2, with translation MISLDLEEKDDNNVVADKIKNIKKNLNFKKKLILQVRKHRLLYDNKSKFFSNVAKKELVWQQIASELKSNADDCKSTWFDLRYGYQRHARRLHNFFITGQKENRKRPAMYLESELMFLWRFIGIKKSCNLDFEISEIDTLPETATQIQIEVQPESQVKVVTQPQPEIEEIDVEENADVEEIEVEVVQTPEEDEKEQEIEIQKNKENESKDNAAKQKTVDDDLILVEQPVELIVIEEDDDNNKAEKQFNVTNNMKILIQEIKKYPELYDSENLAFKDYSRKSYIWNAIAVNVSDKATKLMKCWIIMQTRYEWELCQAKQQSNYTTKYTPSTELQVELEFLKDYILNNPDTVYKQSFYLKNAWYDPIDYFKDIYNLIVRMKKMSDIVYITDAQLKSTEKTKSYLTLWNEIANLKGCSAGQCETTWLIMRYFYWELMNMRQHNYQLTDKWYFETIITELYAISKAAQASKQQELQLLKQNKPTKKPTKRSAQTPATTLGAPSTTRPAITATSTMSMTPTIINNLHSVPATNSTQTTQSSNMQPISFPKITAAISLAPQSLNTGAGTLQIKPIPGPPNLSPAPHQIYNGITAAVPVSVAPTSAMPAIVQQTQIPMSFNLPAQTKVTTVSMPQLIRPLTSNTTTAQSIIRTTPQITVRPKTVIRPAAPNIMPPKIHIAPLTNLTTPTNNTSIIRPQIPANIQPLTPLNNSNTIISTAAVPLPTPGTSSISSLKITTVPIKNLMPATNTTVAATTIPATSSTVMTTANNQKLPKISNAISLLNPNEILIELIASQNGNQLVVHGPPLSARYQLSMPTVAKFIREVLAIPLLHNKRCNQPSVINNYWDHIGRKFNLPVHICRACWNFLLENFNHFPQIAPLKELMRPFQTSLSVWVESHTLFKKFDEHCVSKGWLQYMKRLPEVVECLSGYPVLYQDVTKDKNSEKFSDMETLCAWRTISLRFPKITGIQEIWASIKTCFCQYMTDLEFGIDNKWPINWWRALARLKFLVEARYTSNEPFYYIVSNKMVEEIERCAMLEMKNRYKNDNASKTEIEKLSIELEEAVTKTNDVMASFPNGKKEVELGSLITAIQKHPVILGKADNVVKYEAWKKVAKELRMEVTDCLLAFKHATQMYYAYKKQDPVSRCRINERYYKKFDEIVRNLQQNKTSSSSSFSTSASTSSRCKLNIKTPFELNHSLESEKTSNSSDSELVFPERYISDISMSNSPSTLVVKNWVYAIGNLGAQFNENHHVKLKSILNKYLPHVKWGNVGE, from the exons ATGATTTCACTTGATTTGGAGGAGAAAGATGATAATAATGTTGTGGCcgataaaataaagaatataaaaaagaatttaaattttaaaaagaaattaatcttGCAAGTTCGTAAACATCGTTTGTTATATgataacaaaagtaaatttttctcaAATGTTGCTAAGAAAGAATTGGTTTGGCAACAAATTGCTAGCGAGTTAAAATCTAATG ctGATGACTGTAAAAGTACTTGGTTTGATTTACGTTATGGCTATCAACGTCATGCTAGACGTCTACACAACTTTTTCATAACTGGTCAGAAAGAAAATCGTAAACGGCCCGCTATGTACTTGGAATCCGAACTTATGTTTCTATGGAGATTTATAGGAATCAA aaaatcaTGTAATTTAGATTTTGAAATTTCCGAAATCGATACTCTACCAGAAACCGCAACTCAAATACAAATAGAAGTACAACCGGAATCTCAAGTGAAAGTTGTAACTCAACCGCAACCCGAAATAGAAGAGATAGATGTAGAAGAAAATGCGGATGTAGAAGAAATAGAAGTTGAAGTAGTACAAACTCCCGAAGAAGATGAAAAGGAACAGGAGATAGAAATTCAGaagaataaagaaaatgaaagcAAGGATAAcgctgcaaaacaaaaaactgtagATGATGATTTAATATTGGTCGAACAACCTGTGGAGTTAATAGTCATCGAAGAAGACGATGATAATAATAAAgctgaaaaacaatttaatgttacaaataacatgaaaatcttaatacaagaaattaaaaaatatcccgAACTTTATGATAGTGAAAATTTAGCATTTAAAGATTATTCTAGAAAAAGTTATATATGGAATGCTATAGCGGTAAATGTATCAGATAAGG CCACCAAATTAATGAAATGTTGGATTATTATGCAAACCCGTTACGAATGGGAGTTGTGCCAAGCGAAACAACAATCTAATTATACAACAAAGTATACACCTTCTACAGAATTACAGGTTGAATTAGAATTCTTAAAAGACTATATTCTTAATAA tcCTGATACGGTCTATAAgcaatcattttatttaaagaacgCTTGGTATGATCCTATTGATTATTTTAaggatatttataatttaattgttcGCATGAAGAAAATGTCCGATATTGTTTATATAACCGATGCGCAATTAAAGTCAACGgaaaaaactaaatcatatcTAACGCTTTGGAACGAGATAGCTAATTTGAAAG GTTGCTCCGCTGGACAGTGCGAAACTACATGGCTTATAATGCGTTATTTCTATTGGGAACTCATGAATATGCGTCAACATAATTATCAACTTACCGATAAATGGTATTTTGAAACTATCATTACAGAACTTTATGCCATCTCCAAAGCAGCTCAAGCTTCAAAACAACAGGAGCTACaacttcttaaacaaaataaacccaCGAAAAAGCCCACTAAACGTTCTGCTCAAACGCCAGCCACAACGCTAGGAGCACCAAGTACTACACGACCCGCCATAACGGCAACATCAACAATGTCAATGACGCCCACCATCATCAATAATCTTCATAGTGTGCCAGCAACGAATTCTACACAGACCACACAATCGTCAAACATGCAACCGATTTCTTTTCCCAAAATAACGGCAGCCATAAGTCTAGCACCACAATCTCTAAATACCGGAGCCGGAACCTTGCAAATAAAACCCATACCAGGCCCACCAAATTTATCACCAGCTCCACACCAGATATACAATGGCATCACTGCTGCTGTTCCTGTTTCTGTAGCGCCAACATCAGCTATGCCCGCAATTGTACAGCAAACACAAATTCCCATGTCATTTAATTTACCAGCTCAAACAAAGGTCACAACAGTGTCCATGCCACAGCTTATCAGACCTTTGACATCCAATACCACCACTGCACAATCAATTATAAGAACAACTCCTCAAATTACCGTTAGACCTAAAACCGTCATTAGACCTGCTGCTCCAAACATAATGCCACCAAAAATCCACATAGCACCATTGACCAACTTAACAACTCCAACTAATAATACGTCTATAATAAGACCACAAATTCCCGCCAACATACAACCATTAACACCACTTAACAATAGTAATACTATTATCAGCACTGCTGCTGTTCCCCTACCAACACCTGGTACCTCTTCCATCTCATCATTGAAAATAACAACAGTACCTATAAAAAATCTAATGCCTGCTACTAATACAACTGTGGCAGCAACAACTATTCCAGCAACTTCATCCACTGTCATGACTACCGCTAACAATCAAAAACTACCAAAAATTTCCAATGCCATCTCTTTGCTCAATCCCAATGAAATTCTTATTGAACTTATCGCCTCACAAAATGGCAATCAATTGGTGGTACATGGTCCGCCCCTAAGTGCCAGATATCAATTGTCTATGCCAACGGTTGCAAAGTTTATACGTGAGGTTTTGGCCATACCATTGTTGCACAATAAACGTTGTAATCAACCCagtgtaataaataattattgggATCATATCGGTCGTAAATTCAATTTACCag ttcacaTTTGTCGTGCCTGTTGGAACTTTTTATTGGAAAACTTTAATCATTTTCCACAAATTGCTCCTTTAAAAGAATTAATGAGACCTTTTCAAACATCGTTGAGTGTATGGGTTGAATCACATacgttatttaagaaatttgatGAACATTGTG TTTCCAAAGGTTGGCTACAATACATGAAACGTTTGCCAGAAGTTGTGGAATGTTTAAGCGGTTATCCTGTCCTATATCAAGATGTTACCAAAGATAAAAACAGTGAAAAATTTTCCGATATGGAAACATTATGTGCCTGGCGTACAATTAGTCTAAGATTTCCCAAAATAA CTGGCATTCAAGAAATATGGGCTTCCATTAAAACTTGTTTCTGTCAATACATGACAGATTTAGAATTTGGCATAGATAATAAATGGCCTATTAATTGGTGGAGAGCTTTGGCCAGATTGAAATTCTTAGTAGAAGCCAGATATACATCAAATGAACCATTCTATTATATAGTGAGCAATAAAATGGTGGAGGAAATTGAAAGATGTGCCATGTTAGAAATGAAAAATAGATATAAAAATg ATAATGCTTCAAAAACTGAAATTGAGAAATTGAGTATTGAATTGGAAGAGgctgtaacaaaaacaaatgatgTCATGGCTTCATTTCCTAATGGCAAAAAAGAAGTTGAACTGGGTTCCTTAATAACAGCCATACAAAAACATCCTGTTATATTAGGTAAAGCAGACAATGTGGTTAAATATGAAGCGTGGAAAAAAGTAGCCAAGGAATTGCGTATGGaag TAACCGACTGTCTGTTAGCATTTAAACATGCCACACAAATGTATTATGCCTACAAGAAACAAGATCCCGTCAGTCGTTGTCGTATTAATGAaagatattacaaaaaatttgatgAAATCGTACGCAatctacaacaaaataaaacatcatcgtcatcatcattttcAACATCTGCTTCAACATCTAGCCgttgtaaattaaatataaaaactccCTTTGAATTAAATCACAGTCTAGAATCGGAAAAAACCTCGAATTCAAGTGATTCAGAATTAGTATTTCCTGAGCGTTATATCAGTGATATTAGTATGTCAAATAGTCCTAGTACATTAGTGGTTAAAAATTGGGTTTATGCCATCGGTAATTTAGGTGCCCAGTTTAACGAGAATCATCATGTgaaattgaaatcaattttaaacaaatatttacctCATGTTAAATGGGGAAATGTAGGTGaatag